A portion of the Geoalkalibacter ferrihydriticus DSM 17813 genome contains these proteins:
- a CDS encoding Hcp family type VI secretion system effector codes for MAIPAYMWIKDDQGAQIEGPITVQGREQSVEVLGFDHELRIPTDNDTGALTGTRKHEPFKFTKAFDSSSPYMYKACSNGQTLNELLLRWYRIDDTGTEKEYFRHKLEGVKITSIKPTMHNVKDLDKERYPHLEEVSVRYSKITWTYVDGNIEFSDSWTEGR; via the coding sequence ATGGCAATTCCGGCTTACATGTGGATCAAGGACGATCAGGGTGCGCAGATCGAGGGCCCCATCACCGTGCAGGGACGTGAGCAAAGTGTCGAAGTGCTTGGTTTCGATCATGAACTGCGCATCCCCACCGACAACGACACGGGCGCTCTCACCGGTACCCGCAAGCACGAGCCTTTTAAGTTCACCAAGGCTTTCGACAGCTCCTCGCCTTACATGTACAAGGCGTGCAGCAATGGTCAGACTCTCAACGAACTGCTGCTGCGCTGGTACCGCATCGATGACACCGGCACCGAGAAAGAGTACTTCCGTCACAAGCTCGAAGGGGTAAAGATCACCTCCATCAAGCCCACTATGCACAACGTCAAGGATCTGGACAAAGAACGCTATCCTCACCTCGAAGAGGTTTCGGTGCGCTATTCCAAGATCACTTGGACCTACGTCGACGGCAACATCGAGTTCAGCGACTCCTGGACCGAAGGCCGTTAG
- the tssE gene encoding type VI secretion system baseplate subunit TssE — protein MAPRQFFPHTDCFISMTLALFDILTGSPPAQGVNSARATLDSVQQHLHRLFNARRGSLVHLPDYGLPDLGAIYENLPYSVVDLAQQVQHLIESFEPRLSAVQVRQLGTVGDDRRIRLEISARLDRLGEVGFQTVFESAGLAQVRGRTGGGRHA, from the coding sequence ATGGCACCTCGGCAGTTTTTTCCGCATACGGATTGTTTTATCTCCATGACTCTGGCTTTGTTCGATATTCTGACCGGCTCACCGCCGGCACAGGGCGTCAATAGCGCACGCGCAACCCTGGACAGTGTACAGCAGCATCTGCACCGGTTGTTCAACGCCCGGCGTGGTTCGCTGGTACATCTGCCTGATTACGGTCTGCCGGATCTGGGCGCGATTTATGAGAATCTGCCTTATTCGGTGGTCGATCTGGCGCAGCAGGTTCAGCACCTCATCGAGAGCTTCGAGCCGCGCTTGAGCGCGGTGCAGGTGCGCCAGCTCGGCACGGTGGGGGACGACCGGCGCATTCGTCTGGAGATCAGCGCCCGCCTTGATAGGCTGGGCGAAGTGGGGTTTCAGACGGTGTTTGAAAGCGCCGGTCTTGCTCAGGTCCGGGGCCGAACCGGTGGAGGCCGCCATGCGTGA
- the tssF gene encoding type VI secretion system baseplate subunit TssF yields the protein MREYYEAEMRLLRESARDFAKLYPEQAAMLNIDELRDRDPYVERLLEGMAYLCAHVRRRLDDDVPELCEALLNQLWPHFLRPFPAATIVEFSTRPGQLQQSQTLARGALLMSAPVGTDKVICRFRTTSEVHLQPLHLKRVHTEETAQGATLLRLHFQLDAGLEAETLNLERIKFYLHADAALSLKLYHMLVAGMSRAEIRFPDLSAQPAQNLGAQECLAPCHLGGEDLLVPGVGRSFLGYHLLQEYFCFREKYLFVELRQLGRVHWPRGCQSFEIQLTLDGQLEREERLSREHLRLHCAPAINLFETAAEPVRLTHRRSEYRLVPDAASIEGVELYSLDEVVGIDAASGTRRAYHPLHSFRHKGGAGRFYQLARRGQGGESPAHSLALGGIEDFSSETLSCGITACNGDLPRRHLQEGGLNLATSDMPSFLRFANLLRPAARLQPPGRRDFRLTLLSHLSLNLASLDSPEALQHLLRLYDWSGREQNQRRIAGICELQVQARNRIRHGGLLRGIEVRIGVREDHFLSRGDAYLFGELLHVFFSRFASLNVFVETVLVLQPSAQELRWQPLFGDNSPL from the coding sequence ATGCGTGAATATTACGAAGCGGAGATGCGCCTGTTGCGCGAATCGGCGCGGGATTTCGCCAAGCTTTATCCCGAGCAGGCGGCGATGCTCAATATCGATGAGCTGCGTGACCGCGATCCCTACGTGGAGCGTCTGCTGGAAGGCATGGCCTACCTTTGCGCTCATGTGCGGCGGCGTCTTGACGACGACGTGCCCGAACTCTGCGAAGCTCTGCTCAATCAGCTCTGGCCTCATTTCCTGCGGCCCTTTCCCGCGGCCACCATCGTTGAATTTTCGACCCGTCCCGGACAATTGCAACAATCTCAGACATTGGCGCGCGGCGCCTTGCTGATGAGCGCCCCGGTGGGGACGGACAAGGTCATCTGCCGCTTCCGCACCACCAGCGAGGTGCATTTGCAGCCTCTGCACCTGAAGCGCGTGCATACCGAGGAAACCGCGCAGGGCGCGACGCTGTTGCGGCTGCACTTTCAACTTGACGCGGGCCTCGAGGCCGAGACCCTGAATCTCGAACGCATCAAGTTTTACCTTCATGCCGATGCCGCCCTGTCCCTCAAGCTCTATCATATGCTGGTCGCAGGGATGAGCCGCGCCGAGATCCGCTTTCCCGATCTGTCTGCCCAGCCCGCACAGAACCTCGGCGCGCAGGAATGTCTGGCGCCTTGTCATCTGGGGGGCGAGGATCTGCTGGTGCCGGGAGTCGGGCGCAGCTTTCTCGGCTACCATCTGCTGCAGGAATATTTCTGCTTCCGCGAAAAATACCTGTTCGTCGAATTGCGCCAGCTTGGCCGTGTACACTGGCCGCGCGGTTGTCAGAGCTTTGAAATTCAGCTGACTCTCGACGGTCAGCTGGAGCGCGAAGAGCGCCTGAGCCGCGAGCATCTGCGGCTGCATTGCGCACCAGCGATCAACCTGTTTGAGACGGCCGCCGAGCCGGTCCGCCTGACCCATCGACGCAGCGAGTATCGTCTGGTGCCCGACGCCGCTTCTATCGAAGGGGTCGAGCTTTACAGCCTAGATGAAGTCGTCGGCATCGATGCCGCAAGCGGCACGCGCCGTGCCTACCACCCCCTGCACAGCTTTCGTCACAAGGGTGGAGCGGGGCGTTTCTATCAATTGGCGCGGCGCGGTCAGGGAGGGGAAAGTCCCGCCCATTCCCTGGCGTTGGGCGGCATCGAGGATTTCAGCAGCGAGACGCTCTCCTGCGGGATCACCGCCTGCAACGGCGATCTGCCGCGCCGTCATCTGCAGGAGGGGGGCTTGAATCTCGCAACCAGCGACATGCCTTCCTTTCTGCGTTTTGCCAATCTGTTGCGTCCCGCCGCGCGGCTGCAGCCGCCCGGCCGTCGGGATTTTCGTCTGACCCTGTTGTCGCACCTGAGTCTCAATCTCGCCTCCCTGGATTCCCCCGAAGCCTTGCAGCATCTGTTGCGGCTCTACGACTGGAGCGGCCGGGAGCAGAACCAGCGGCGCATTGCGGGCATCTGCGAGCTGCAGGTGCAGGCCCGCAACCGCATTCGCCATGGGGGCCTGTTGCGCGGGATCGAGGTGCGCATCGGCGTGCGCGAAGATCATTTTCTCAGCCGTGGCGACGCTTACCTGTTCGGTGAGCTTCTGCACGTGTTCTTCAGCCGGTTTGCCTCGCTCAATGTGTTTGTGGAAACGGTGCTGGTGCTGCAACCCTCGGCTCAGGAGCTGCGATGGCAACCGCTGTTCGGCGACAACTCGCCGCTCTGA
- the tssG gene encoding type VI secretion system baseplate subunit TssG, translating into MATAVRRQLAALIRELEAEGASFEFFQAVRLLEVASSVRSGAGEWPQAAVRLRAAPELSFPAADLRRAYLDDDGTMVLEANFLGLYGVDAPLPAYFWESVARDEEDGQCLRAFLDLFGSRLHELLYLAWKKTRAHLFDGNGTNLLEDYLLALSGAPLAQRRDLAMAYAGGFGRRVKGGAALAGILHEQLQVPAQVEEFVPCWVEVGAVSSLGRQGMTLGEDLVLGERVLDVGRKINILLGPLSEARALELFPGRSGAGDFRDLVDGYLEPTLEYDVIFLVEAEVSERSLGRDPIHLGWTSCLGTPVGDRRRIRLAGSAYGRG; encoded by the coding sequence ATGGCAACCGCTGTTCGGCGACAACTCGCCGCTCTGATCCGCGAGCTGGAGGCCGAGGGTGCGTCGTTTGAATTCTTTCAGGCGGTGCGTCTGTTGGAAGTGGCCTCCAGCGTGCGCAGCGGCGCAGGCGAATGGCCGCAGGCCGCGGTGCGTCTGCGCGCGGCCCCGGAACTCTCGTTTCCCGCCGCCGATCTGCGCCGCGCCTATCTTGACGATGACGGAACGATGGTGCTGGAGGCCAATTTTCTCGGTCTCTACGGCGTCGATGCGCCACTGCCCGCCTATTTCTGGGAAAGCGTGGCGCGTGACGAGGAGGATGGGCAATGCCTGCGCGCCTTTCTCGATCTGTTCGGCAGCCGTCTGCATGAACTGCTGTATCTGGCCTGGAAAAAGACCCGCGCCCATCTGTTCGACGGCAACGGCACCAACCTGCTTGAGGATTATCTGCTCGCGCTGTCCGGCGCGCCCCTGGCTCAACGGCGCGATCTGGCCATGGCTTATGCCGGCGGATTTGGTCGGCGGGTAAAGGGGGGCGCGGCCCTTGCCGGCATACTGCATGAGCAGTTGCAGGTGCCGGCGCAAGTCGAAGAATTCGTGCCCTGCTGGGTGGAGGTCGGAGCGGTTTCTTCCCTCGGACGCCAGGGCATGACTCTGGGCGAGGATCTGGTTCTCGGCGAGCGTGTGCTCGATGTCGGCCGCAAGATCAATATCCTGCTCGGACCCCTGTCCGAGGCGCGGGCCCTGGAACTTTTCCCCGGGCGAAGCGGGGCTGGGGATTTCAGGGATCTGGTGGATGGCTATCTGGAGCCGACCCTTGAATATGACGTGATTTTTCTGGTGGAAGCAGAGGTTTCTGAGCGGAGCCTGGGACGCGACCCCATTCATCTCGGCTGGACGAGCTGCCTGGGGACACCGGTCGGGGATCGGCGCAGGATTCGTCTGGCGGGCAGTGCTTATGGAAGAGGATGA
- the tssH gene encoding type VI secretion system ATPase TssH produces MDNRQLRSLLERLNDHCVTALEGAAAFAATRGHSEVCIEHLCVKLLEQGGGDFDRILHHCGVDLDAFWQALLAALARHPAGPAGKPLFGAALQQWLERAWLAASLHYQAQQIRSTALLDALLSLAPALPAETFALLDGVSLETLRKDFARICAGSAEEKTAVSAPVAAKATGAPGAKSDPGGATSSLARFTVDITARAAAGEIDPVLGRSREIRLMLDILARRRKNNPIVVGEPGVGKTAVVEGLALRIVAGSVPESLRKVRLLALDLGLLQAGAGVKGEFEKRLKNVIDEVKESPDPIILFIDEAHTLIGAGGEAGLGDAANLFKPALARGELRTIAATTWSEYKKYFERDAALARRFQLVKVDEPGEQAAIAMLSGLRDLYQQHHGILITDDAVAAAVRLSMRYITGRQLPDKAIDLIDTAAARLCMAQAAVPAEIDADREHAAYLQGRLDALATEEAQGLQRQAGLLATLNAELEETQARLQQTERQWLAEGDLIRQVRHQREALPGDAEGKTAKVIDLRRAADQTLRKLKDMQGESPMLQAEVNGEAIAAVVADWTGVPVGRMLRDELGTLLHLEETLAARVVGQEEALAAIGESLRCAKAGLRRPEAPLGVFLLAGPSGVGKTETARVLAEQLFGGERFLITINLSEYQEAHTVSQLKGSPPGYVGYGEGGILTEAVRQRPYAVILLDEVEKAHPDVMNLFYQVFDRGFMRDGEGREIDFKNTVILMTTNLGAEEITALHCAQDEDLSAEEEISPLGIAALDEAIRPTLTRHFAAALVARMQVVPYRPLASEALQRIVALKLDETAQRLQAAHGIELRCAPEVLNYLGERCRQPATGARFINALLEQRLLPGIARSLLGYLANDDMPDILSLEMDEQGDLACVFADRVAEIPALFTSEAAECAEENLEKSQSL; encoded by the coding sequence ATGGACAATCGACAGCTTCGTTCATTGCTTGAGCGGCTCAACGATCATTGCGTCACTGCTTTGGAAGGTGCGGCAGCCTTTGCCGCAACGCGCGGTCACTCCGAGGTGTGCATCGAGCATCTGTGCGTAAAGCTTCTGGAACAGGGCGGTGGCGATTTCGACCGTATTCTGCATCATTGCGGCGTCGATCTCGATGCTTTCTGGCAGGCGCTGCTTGCCGCTCTCGCCCGTCATCCTGCCGGACCGGCGGGCAAACCGCTGTTCGGCGCCGCTCTGCAGCAATGGCTGGAGCGTGCCTGGCTTGCGGCATCGCTGCACTATCAAGCGCAGCAGATCCGCTCGACGGCGCTGCTCGATGCCCTGTTGAGTCTGGCGCCGGCGCTACCCGCTGAAACCTTTGCCCTGCTCGACGGGGTTTCGCTGGAGACCCTGCGCAAGGATTTTGCCCGCATCTGTGCCGGCTCCGCAGAGGAAAAGACGGCTGTTTCCGCACCTGTTGCCGCAAAGGCCACGGGCGCGCCTGGCGCCAAATCCGATCCAGGTGGTGCGACGTCGTCCCTTGCGCGCTTCACGGTGGACATCACGGCGCGCGCCGCTGCCGGCGAGATCGACCCGGTGCTGGGACGCAGTCGCGAAATTCGCTTGATGCTTGACATTCTCGCGCGGCGGCGCAAAAACAACCCCATCGTGGTCGGCGAACCGGGCGTGGGTAAGACAGCGGTGGTGGAGGGGCTGGCGCTGCGCATCGTTGCCGGCAGCGTTCCCGAAAGTCTGCGCAAGGTGCGCCTGCTGGCGCTGGATCTGGGCCTTCTGCAAGCCGGGGCCGGGGTCAAAGGCGAATTCGAAAAGCGCCTCAAAAATGTCATCGACGAGGTCAAGGAATCCCCCGATCCTATCATTCTTTTTATCGATGAGGCTCATACCCTCATCGGCGCGGGCGGCGAAGCGGGCTTGGGCGATGCCGCCAATCTGTTCAAACCTGCTCTGGCGCGCGGCGAGTTGCGCACCATCGCCGCCACCACCTGGAGCGAATACAAAAAATATTTCGAGCGCGACGCCGCCCTGGCGCGGCGCTTTCAACTGGTCAAGGTCGACGAGCCCGGTGAGCAAGCGGCCATTGCCATGCTCAGCGGGCTGCGCGATCTTTACCAGCAGCATCACGGTATCCTCATCACCGACGACGCGGTGGCCGCTGCCGTGCGCCTGTCCATGCGCTACATCACCGGGCGTCAATTGCCCGACAAGGCCATCGACCTCATCGATACCGCGGCGGCGCGTCTGTGCATGGCGCAGGCGGCGGTGCCTGCCGAAATCGATGCCGACCGCGAACATGCCGCCTATCTGCAAGGGCGTCTCGACGCCCTGGCGACCGAGGAAGCTCAGGGCTTGCAGCGCCAAGCCGGGTTGCTGGCGACTTTGAATGCTGAACTGGAGGAAACCCAAGCGCGTTTGCAACAAACCGAACGGCAGTGGCTGGCCGAAGGCGATCTGATCCGGCAGGTGCGTCATCAGCGCGAAGCCCTGCCGGGCGACGCTGAGGGAAAGACCGCCAAGGTGATCGATCTGCGCCGTGCCGCCGACCAGACTCTGCGGAAACTCAAGGACATGCAGGGTGAGAGTCCCATGCTTCAGGCCGAAGTCAACGGCGAGGCCATCGCCGCCGTGGTGGCCGACTGGACCGGGGTGCCCGTGGGACGCATGCTGCGCGACGAACTCGGCACTCTGCTGCACCTGGAAGAAACTCTGGCCGCGCGGGTGGTGGGGCAGGAGGAGGCTCTGGCCGCCATCGGTGAATCCCTGCGTTGCGCCAAGGCCGGCCTGCGACGGCCCGAGGCGCCTCTCGGCGTGTTTCTGCTGGCCGGACCCAGCGGCGTGGGTAAGACCGAAACCGCGCGCGTTCTCGCCGAACAACTGTTCGGCGGCGAGCGGTTTCTGATCACCATCAACCTGAGCGAGTACCAGGAGGCGCACACCGTCAGCCAGCTCAAAGGTTCGCCGCCCGGTTACGTCGGTTACGGCGAGGGCGGCATTCTCACCGAGGCGGTGCGTCAGCGCCCCTATGCCGTGATCCTTCTCGACGAGGTGGAAAAAGCCCATCCCGACGTGATGAATCTCTTCTACCAGGTCTTCGATCGCGGATTCATGCGCGACGGCGAAGGGCGCGAGATCGATTTCAAGAACACGGTGATTCTCATGACCACCAACCTCGGCGCCGAGGAGATCACCGCCCTGCACTGTGCACAAGACGAAGACCTGAGTGCAGAGGAAGAAATCTCCCCACTGGGCATCGCGGCCCTCGACGAGGCCATCCGTCCGACCCTCACGCGGCATTTTGCGGCGGCGCTGGTGGCGCGCATGCAGGTGGTGCCTTATCGGCCCCTGGCGTCCGAAGCCCTGCAGCGCATCGTCGCTCTCAAGCTCGATGAAACGGCGCAGCGCCTGCAAGCCGCCCATGGCATCGAGCTGCGCTGTGCCCCCGAGGTGCTGAACTATCTCGGCGAGCGTTGCCGCCAACCGGCCACCGGCGCGCGCTTCATCAACGCCCTGCTCGAACAGCGCCTGTTGCCCGGCATTGCCCGTAGTCTGCTGGGCTACCTGGCAAACGACGACATGCCCGACATTCTCTCTTTGGAAATGGATGAGCAGGGGGATTTGGCGTGTGTGTTTGCTGATCGGGTCGCCGAAATTCCGGCTCTTTTTACCTCCGAGGCCGCTGAGTGCGCTGAGGAAAATCTTGAGAAAAGCCAATCCCTGTAA
- a CDS encoding type VI secretion system Vgr family protein, with translation MSLMSDIKSALTPSASASQFFFRVQGVPDGTLAVKDFTGKNHGLSQDYRFQINLISATYLSEGLPVGRKGALDLFWQGRTLAVHGVVCEFSYVGAAAGGHTYLAQFASPLYPLKLTRDNRVFLNTTAPQIIEDVLQGAGFGDSEYALELQGDYPLREFVVQYDESDWDFLLRICAQVGIFFRYSQQDEGACVTFHDRVDDLPATACGELLYEVHSGTRRGRETVFTLLARAQLLSAEVDLKDYNDQTPEAYLRTFASSSGGAGRDYRYGEHFLDLDEGEKLARLRQQLLDWQRHSLVAETDCRALAPGEILSIVGHPDATQNGDYLIVEVEHQGDQRAGFAFGESAKGMTYRNKLLLIRAGTPYRPPLAEARRMHGLLSARIETTGGEYAHLDEQGRYRLRTDFDLGEAAPGEASHGVRMVQPYVGRDYGFHFPLHAGTEVVISCINGDLDRPVILGALPNPDTPTPVTSANRTQNILRTWGGNELLMEDRAGREKTELFTRERKNILSLDADRDGHQVRLASEEGEMELYAAKTLLFESGDTQSVEVGNDQIVTVENAQRLMTRNGEIAQQAATDIRMKAGDNILFQTEREDIEIRSGRDLVAEVGRSLSMEVRGADFDLQVSNGKISISAARAITVTGQGGGAIRIGQSGGGIEITPGGDVIISGGSVDVNAGAISLKGGKIGSN, from the coding sequence ATGTCTCTGATGTCAGATATTAAAAGTGCCTTGACGCCGTCAGCCAGCGCCAGCCAGTTTTTTTTCCGCGTACAGGGCGTGCCCGACGGCACCCTGGCGGTCAAGGATTTTACCGGCAAGAATCACGGGCTGTCGCAGGACTACCGTTTCCAGATCAACCTGATCTCCGCTACGTATCTCTCCGAAGGCCTGCCCGTGGGACGCAAGGGGGCACTGGATCTGTTCTGGCAGGGGCGCACCCTGGCCGTGCATGGGGTGGTGTGCGAGTTTTCCTATGTGGGCGCTGCAGCCGGCGGGCACACGTATCTCGCCCAGTTCGCCTCACCCCTTTATCCCCTCAAGCTGACCCGCGACAACCGAGTGTTTCTCAACACCACCGCTCCCCAGATCATTGAGGATGTGCTGCAAGGCGCGGGCTTTGGGGACTCTGAATATGCCCTGGAGCTTCAAGGCGATTACCCTCTGCGCGAGTTCGTGGTGCAGTACGATGAGAGCGATTGGGATTTTCTGCTGCGTATCTGTGCCCAGGTCGGGATTTTCTTCCGCTATTCCCAACAGGATGAGGGCGCCTGCGTGACCTTTCACGACCGGGTGGACGATCTGCCCGCCACGGCGTGCGGCGAACTGCTCTACGAAGTCCACAGCGGTACACGGCGGGGGCGCGAAACGGTTTTTACCCTGCTCGCCAGGGCGCAACTGCTGAGTGCGGAGGTCGACCTCAAGGATTACAACGATCAGACCCCCGAGGCTTATCTGCGCACCTTTGCCTCCTCCTCGGGCGGCGCGGGGCGCGACTATCGCTACGGCGAACATTTTCTCGATCTTGACGAAGGGGAAAAACTGGCCCGTCTGCGCCAGCAATTGCTCGACTGGCAGCGTCACTCGCTGGTGGCCGAAACGGACTGCCGCGCACTGGCCCCGGGAGAAATCCTCTCCATCGTCGGCCATCCCGACGCGACGCAAAACGGCGACTATCTCATTGTCGAAGTCGAGCACCAGGGCGATCAGCGTGCCGGTTTTGCGTTCGGCGAATCCGCCAAGGGCATGACCTACCGTAACAAATTGCTGCTGATTCGTGCCGGTACACCTTACCGTCCGCCTCTTGCCGAGGCGCGCCGCATGCACGGACTCTTGTCGGCGCGCATCGAAACGACCGGCGGCGAATATGCCCATCTCGACGAGCAGGGCCGCTATCGTCTGCGTACCGACTTTGATCTCGGCGAGGCCGCGCCCGGTGAAGCGAGCCATGGCGTGCGCATGGTGCAGCCTTACGTCGGCAGGGACTACGGTTTTCACTTTCCCCTGCACGCCGGCACCGAAGTGGTGATCTCCTGCATCAACGGCGATCTCGACCGGCCGGTGATCCTCGGCGCCCTGCCCAATCCCGATACGCCCACGCCGGTGACCAGTGCCAACCGCACGCAGAACATCCTGCGCACCTGGGGCGGCAACGAACTGCTCATGGAGGATCGGGCGGGCCGGGAAAAAACCGAACTGTTCACCCGCGAGCGTAAAAATATCCTGAGCCTCGACGCCGACCGCGACGGTCACCAGGTACGCCTGGCCAGCGAAGAGGGTGAGATGGAACTCTACGCCGCCAAAACCCTGCTGTTCGAGTCGGGCGATACGCAGAGCGTCGAGGTGGGTAACGACCAGATCGTCACCGTGGAAAACGCCCAGCGCCTCATGACCCGCAACGGCGAAATCGCTCAGCAGGCGGCCACCGACATCCGCATGAAAGCGGGCGATAACATCCTGTTTCAAACCGAGCGGGAGGATATCGAAATCCGCAGTGGCCGCGATCTGGTGGCCGAAGTCGGACGCAGTCTGTCCATGGAAGTGCGTGGCGCCGATTTCGACCTGCAGGTCAGCAACGGTAAAATCAGCATCAGCGCGGCGCGCGCCATCACCGTCACGGGGCAGGGCGGCGGCGCCATTCGCATCGGTCAGAGCGGCGGCGGCATTGAGATCACACCCGGCGGTGACGTGATCATCAGCGGTGGCAGCGTGGATGTGAATGCCGGGGCGATCAGCCTCAAGGGCGGCAAGATCGGCAGCAATTGA
- a CDS encoding DUF4150 domain-containing protein: MSNVLFNGRTAVHAGSGGTLTTIDVCRTKIGKKIVNIAYTNIARSSDAAQTAATVFINGHPVCHQKSIFAVSSGDEPGDRLGIVSNTIKGKAEFITASSNVFIEGVPAVRQGDMMVSNNGNTAPMPLMQPGAAPTSNLALGDFDEAEQTRRPDRVDYGQFGAQTSLIKGEPEGEQGS; encoded by the coding sequence ATGAGCAACGTCCTGTTCAACGGCCGCACCGCCGTGCATGCCGGAAGCGGCGGCACTCTGACCACCATCGATGTGTGCCGCACCAAGATCGGCAAGAAGATCGTCAATATCGCCTACACCAACATCGCGCGCAGCAGCGATGCCGCGCAAACGGCCGCCACGGTGTTCATCAACGGCCATCCCGTGTGCCATCAGAAGAGCATCTTCGCCGTGAGCAGCGGCGATGAGCCCGGTGATCGTCTGGGCATTGTCTCCAACACCATCAAGGGCAAGGCCGAATTCATCACCGCCTCGTCCAATGTGTTCATTGAGGGCGTGCCGGCTGTGCGCCAGGGGGACATGATGGTGTCCAACAACGGTAACACTGCGCCCATGCCGCTCATGCAGCCCGGCGCGGCGCCGACCTCGAACCTTGCACTGGGGGATTTCGATGAAGCCGAACAAACCCGACGCCCGGATCGCGTGGATTACGGCCAATTCGGCGCGCAAACATCGTTGATCAAAGGCGAACCGGAAGGAGAGCAGGGCTCATGA